Proteins from a genomic interval of Lolium perenne isolate Kyuss_39 chromosome 1, Kyuss_2.0, whole genome shotgun sequence:
- the LOC127327196 gene encoding proline iminopeptidase → MILLPHHHHHCPFSARLSRPPPPSPPPPPQGTRTHRRLRAHAARHHHRISCSGTDTPTPAPAPDMDPAVRKDLYPHVEPYQTGRLNVSHVHTIYYEQSGNPGGHPVVFLHGGPGAGTSPGNRRFFDPEFYRIVLFDQRGAGKSTPHACLEENTTWDLVADIEKLREHLDIPEWQVFGGSWGSTLALAYSQTHPDKVTGIVIRGIFLLRKKELDWFYEGGAAAIFPDAWEPFRDLIPEDERNCFIAAYHKRLTSSDPDVQIEAAKRWTMWEMLTAHLIQNHDTIKRGEDDKFSLAFARIENHYFVNKGFLPSDSHLLDNVEKIRHIKAFIVQGRYDACCPMMSAWDLHKAWPEAEFKVVPDAGHSANEVGIAAELVSANEKLKSMLRK, encoded by the exons ATGATCCTCCTcccccaccaccatcaccactgcCCCTTCTCCGCACGACTCTCGCGCCCGCCGCCTCCGTCTCCGCCTCCCCCACCCCAAG GCACACGGACTCACCGCCGTCTCCGCGCGCACGCCGCACGCCACCACCACCGCATCTCCTGCTCCGGCACCGACACCCCCACCCCCGCCCCCGCCCCCGACATGGATCCCGCCGTGCGCAAGGACCTGTACCCGCACGTCGAGCCCTACCAGACCGGCCGCCTCAACGTCTCCCACGTCCACACCATCTACTACGAGCAGTCCGGCAACCCAGGGGGACAC CCTGTCGTGTTCCTCCACGGCGGTCCTGGGGCCGGCACCTCGCCCGGCAACCGCAGGTTCTTCGACCCGGAGTTCTACAGGATCGTGCTATTCGACCAG AGAGGCGCTGGCAAGAGCACTCCCCACGCTTGTCTGGAGGAGAACACTACCTGGGACCTGGTGGCTGACATCGAGAAGCTCAGGGAGCATCTTGACATCCCGGAGTGGCAG GTGTTTGGCGGTTCATGGGGAAGCACATTGGCCCTTGCGTACAGCCAGACTCACCCCGACAAG GTGACGGGCATTGTTATCAGAGGCATTTTCTTGCTTAGGAAAAAGGAGCTCGATTGGTTCTACGAGGGTGGTGCAGCAGCTATTTTCCCAGACG CATGGGAACCATTTAGAGATCTTATTCCTGAGGACGAAAGGAATTGTTTCATAGCTGCGTACCACAAAAGGCTAACTTCCTCTGATCCTGATGTCCAG ATTGAAGCTGCGAAGAGATGGACAATGTGGGAGATGTTGACTGCACATCTCATTCAAAATCATGACACCATCAAACGAGGGGAGGATGACAAGTTTTCTTTG GCATTTGCAAGGATTGAAAACCACTACTTCGTTAACAAGGGATTTTTACCTTCGGATTCACACTTATTGGACAATGTTGAGAAGATTCGACACATTAAAGCTTTCATCGTTCAG GGGAGATATGATGCTTGTTGTCCTATGATGTCTGCTTGGGATCTCCATAAAGCTTGGCCTGAAGCTGAATTTAAG GTGGTTCCAGATGCAGGACACTCCGCCAATGAAGTTGGCATCGCAGCTGAACTGGTATCAGCTAacgaaaagcttaaaagcatgcTGAGAAAATGA